One Malus sylvestris chromosome 14, drMalSylv7.2, whole genome shotgun sequence DNA segment encodes these proteins:
- the LOC126600824 gene encoding syntaxin-121-like — protein MNDLLSSSFSEASPDHHVIEMAATSNELNKFFKDVESVQNELNELQKINKSLQSAHEQSKSLHNSKAVKDLRTRMDADVHTALKNAKVLKVQLDALDKSNAANRSLPGCGPGSSSDRTRTSVVNGLRKKLKDSMDSFNDLRNKISSEHRETVQRRYFTVTGENPDDKTLDLLISTGESETFLQKAIQEQGRGGVLDTIQEIQERHDGVKAMERNLNELHQVFMDMAVLVQAQGEQLDDIQGHVERANSYVHSGTQQLQKARFLQKNTRKWTCYGIIILLVIIGIILASILPKIIN, from the exons ATGAACGATCTGCTCTCTAGCTCCTTCTCCGAGGCCTCTCCGGACCACCATGTCATCGAAATGGCTGCAACGTCCAACGAACTCAACAAGTTTTTCAAGGATGTGGAGTCGGTCCAGAACGAGCTCAATGAGCTCCAAAAGATCAATAAGAGCTTGCAAAGCGCACACGAGCAGAGCAAGAGTCTCCACAACTCCAAGGCAGTCAAGGACCTCCGAACCCGCATGGACGCGGATGTCCATACTGCCCTTAAGAACGCTAAGGTTCTTAAGGTACAGTTGGATGCGTTGGACAAGTCCAACGCTGCCAACCGGAGCTTGCCTGGTTGCGGTCCAGGGTCCTCATCTGACCGGACGCGGACGTCCGTGGTCAACGGGCTGAGGAAGAAGCTAAAGGATTCCATGGATAGCTTTAATGACTTGAGGAACAAGATCTCATCGGAGCATAGAGAGACCGTTCAGCGTAGGTACTTCACGGTCACCGGAGAGAACCCCGACGACAAAACCCTAGACCTTCTCATCTCTACAG GTGAGAGCGAGACATTTTTACAAAAGGCAATCCAAGAGCAAGGAAGAGGGGGAGTTTTAGACACCATACAAGAGATTCAAGAGAGACATGATGGTGTGAAGGCCATGGAGAGAAATCTGAACGAGTTGCACCAGGTGTTCATGGACATGGCAGTTCTCGTGCAAGCTCAAGGTGAACAGTTGGACGATATTCAGGGCCACGTGGAGAGAGCTAATTCATACGTGCATTCCGGCACTCAGCAGTTGCAGAAAGCCAGATTCTTACAGAAAAACACACGTAAATGGACCTGTTATGGTATTATAATCCTGCTCGTTATCATCGGGATTATATTGGCCTCAATACTgcctaaaataataaattag
- the LOC126600825 gene encoding uncharacterized protein LOC126600825 isoform X1, which produces MATVRMIGKYLFQNPFFLQQFILLTRRFPLIPNTDIAVNFTDGMFRGIYNGKQCHVSDIATVLSRAWTAGVDRIIVTGGSLEESKEALTIAETDARLFCTVGVHRTRCLLLSQASS; this is translated from the exons ATGGCAACAGTCCGCATGATAGGCAAGTATCTCTTCCAAAATCCCTTCTTTCTGCAGCAATTCATTCTTCTTACACGCAGGTTTCCGTTGATACCCAATACAGATATAGCCGTCAACTTCACAG ATGGAATGTTCAGAGGAATCTACAATGGAAAGCAGTGTCATGTCTCGGATATAGCCACGGTTTTGAGCAGGGCTTGGACTGCCGGCGTCGACCGGATTATC GTCACTGGTGGATCACTTGAGGAATCAAAAGAAGCTTTAACAATTGCGGAAACCGATG cAAGGCTTTTTTGTACTGTTGGTGTGCACCGCACTAGATGCCTGTTGCTTTCTCAGGCAAGTTCTTGA
- the LOC126600825 gene encoding uncharacterized protein LOC126600825 isoform X3, with translation MATVRMIGKYLFQNPFFLQQFILLTRRFPLIPNTDIAVNFTDGMFRGIYNGKQCHVSDIATVLSRAWTAGVDRIIAYG, from the exons ATGGCAACAGTCCGCATGATAGGCAAGTATCTCTTCCAAAATCCCTTCTTTCTGCAGCAATTCATTCTTCTTACACGCAGGTTTCCGTTGATACCCAATACAGATATAGCCGTCAACTTCACAG ATGGAATGTTCAGAGGAATCTACAATGGAAAGCAGTGTCATGTCTCGGATATAGCCACGGTTTTGAGCAGGGCTTGGACTGCCGGCGTCGACCGGATTATC GCTTATGGATAA
- the LOC126600825 gene encoding uncharacterized protein LOC126600825 isoform X2: MATVRMIDIAVNFTDGMFRGIYNGKQCHVSDIATVLSRAWTAGVDRIIVTGGSLEESKEALTIAETDARLFCTVGVHRTRCLLLSQASS, encoded by the exons ATGGCAACAGTCCGCATGATAG ATATAGCCGTCAACTTCACAG ATGGAATGTTCAGAGGAATCTACAATGGAAAGCAGTGTCATGTCTCGGATATAGCCACGGTTTTGAGCAGGGCTTGGACTGCCGGCGTCGACCGGATTATC GTCACTGGTGGATCACTTGAGGAATCAAAAGAAGCTTTAACAATTGCGGAAACCGATG cAAGGCTTTTTTGTACTGTTGGTGTGCACCGCACTAGATGCCTGTTGCTTTCTCAGGCAAGTTCTTGA
- the LOC126600822 gene encoding 33 kDa ribonucleoprotein, chloroplastic-like: MKIQKSRKPYPCPTSAFVKWEAPPPRLLPLEDLPSPNTISSHTMLSMASTSTSCSSPLCNKISNFSISHSLPPIPTHLPPNIKPLKPLKLKARFHSFPHLSPAPSFRRSLAAFDGFEAKEDSESQDEQDPETQLHEKQEEEEEEEEQREEVAKISDVGRLYVGNLPYNLTSTQLAEVFGEAGTVVFSEIIYDRVTDRSRGFGFVAMSTVEEAQDAIRMFDGSQVGGRTVKVNFPEVPRGGEREMLGPNRPRAGFKVYIDSPHKVYAGNLSWGLTSQGLKDAFEDQPGLLGAKVIYERVSGRSRGFGFVTFETNEAAESAVAAMNGVEVDGRPLRLNMAAERARTVVSSPAASETTAQDTDSSEVVSPPASETTTDNTDNSELVSPPASDTTTDNTDNSELVSSPASDTTTEDADSGELVSSISI, from the exons atgaaaatccaaaaatccaGGAAACCTTATCCATGCCCCACATCGGCTTTCGTCAAATGGGAAGCCCCTCCTCCCCGTCTTCTTCCGCTTGAAGACCTTCCTTCCCCAAACACCATTTCCTCCCACACAATGCTATCCATGGCTTCCACAAGTACTTCTTGCTCTTCTCCCCTCTGCAACAAAATCTCCAACTTCTCAATCTCCCACTCACTCCCTCCAATCCCCACTCACTTACCACCAAACATTAAACCCCTAAAACCCCTCAAGCTCAAAGCCCGTTTCCATAGCTTCCCTCACCTCTCTCCTGCCCCCAGTTTCCGCCGCTCGTTGGCGGCGTTCGACGGCTTTGAAGCCAAAGAAGACAGTGAAAGCCAAGACGAACAAGACCCAGAAACACAGCTCCATgaaaagcaagaagaagaagaagaagaagaagagcaaaGAGAGGAAGTGGCAAAGATATCAGACGTTGGGAGGCTATATGTGGGGAATTTGCCCTATAACTTGACTTCAACCCAATTGGCTGAGGTTTTCGGGGAGGCCGGCACGGTGGTTTTTTCAGAG ATTATTTATGACAGAGTCACAGATAGAAGCAGGGGATTTggatttgttgcaatgtcaacTGTTGAGGAAGCTCAGGATGCCATTAGGATGTTTGATGGCTCT CAAGTAGGAGGTAGAACTGTGAAGGTGAACTTCCCAGAAGTGCCAAGAGGAGGCGAAAGGGAAATGTTAGGACCCAACAGACCAAGGGCTGGGTTCAAGGTGTACATAGATAGCCCTCATAAGGTTTATGCAGGAAACCTTAGTTGGGGTTTAACTTCACAGGGTCTTAAGGATGCCTTTGAAGACCAGCCAGGGCTGTTGGGTGCCAAGGTCATATATGAGAGGGTTTCTGGAAGATCCAGAGGTTTCGGGTTTGTGACATTCGAAACCAATGAGGCTGCGGAATCAGCTGTCGCTGCCATGAATGGAGTG GAGGTTGATGGACGGCCTTTGCGATTAAATATGGCAGCAGAGAGAGCAAGGACCGTTGTTTCCTCTCCAGCAGCATCAGAAACAACTGCACAAGACACAGACAGCAGTGAAGTGGTTTCTCCACCAGCATCAGAAACAACTACAGACAACACGGACAACAGTGAATTGGTCTCTCCTCCAGCGTCGGATACAACCACTGACAACACAGACAACAGTGAATTGGTCTCTTCTCCAGCATCGGATACAACAACAGAAGACGCAGACAGCGGGGAATTGGTTTCCAGCATTAGCATCTGA